The DNA region CCTGTCGCGCCCGCGGCTGCGGATCGTCGTCCGTGCCGCAGACCGACGCGACGACGGCGAGCGAGCGGCCGGCGGCCTGCGCAGCCGCCCGCGCCTCCGCGATCACAGGCGCGAGCGCTCCGGCGGGGTCGGCATGCACCCCGAGTCCAAGCACGACGTCGAGGAGCACCACCGCCACCTCGGGATCCGCCGCCTCCTGCCGCAGGCGCGCCGCGCGCAGCGTCATGTCCAACATCGGGTGCAGCCTGCCGACCGTGAACACGTCGGCCCCGAGGTCCAAGACCGTGTGGCCGCGGCTCGGGCCGATCCCGTCACGGTGCTCCGCGACGCCGGCTGAGACGTTCGTGGAGAGCGGGCGCAGCGCGTGTTCGAGCAGCGTCACGGCCTCCGCGCACAAACTGCCGCCGCTCATCAAACCGCGCAGGTAGCGCTGCGCCGGCGCGAGGCGCGCGACCGCGTCGCGGGCTCTCGCCGTGATCCGGTCGAGCGCGCGCCGGTCACCGGCAAGCGTGACGCCGGCATCCGGATGGCCGTCCGCCGGCCGGGCCGCGCCGTGTACGTCCCGCGCTCCGAGCGCGACCGCGAGACGCGCCGCGTCTTCCAGCGTGCCGGCCTGACAGACCGGCGTCCCGGCCGCGACCGGGGCCGCGCCGAGGAAGACCGTGACGACCGGCTTGCCGAGGGACGCGGCCTCGGCCGCCAGGGCGGCGGCCACCGACGGCGCCGGCGGCTTGGACACGAGCACGACCACACCCGTGTGCGGATCGCGGCCGAGCATCGCGAGCCCCTGCCGCGCCGTGATGCCGCCCACCTCCGCGGACAGATCCCGCCCCCCGGTGCCGAGCGCCTGCGAAACGCCGCCGCCGAACCGGTGCACGAGCGTCGCGATCTCCTGGATGCCGGTCCCCGACGCGCCGACCAGGCCGACCGCGCCGCGCCGCACGCGGTTCGCGAACCCGAGGGCCGCGCCGCCCAGCACCGCCGTCCCGCAGTCAGGCCCCATCATCAGGCGGTGTTCGCCGGCCGCGGCGTGCTTGAGGCGCACTTCATCGGCAAGCGGCACGTTGTCGCTGAACAGCATGACGTGCAGTCCGGCGCCGAGCGCCTCACGAGCGACGCCGGCCGCAAAGCGGCCGGGCACGGAGACGAGCGCGAGGTTCGCCCCGGCGAGATGGCGCGCGGCCGCAGTCACGGTCCGCGGCCGGTACTGTCCGTCCGCGCCCGCCGGGCGGCGGACGAGCAGTCCGTCCACGGCATCGAGCGCGGCCTGAACCTGCTCCGACCTGGCCCCGCCCACCATGACCACGAGATCGTTCGGACCGGCGGCGGTTCCAGCGGCCGGGGCGGTCACGGCAAGACTCATCGGGTCGAGGCCGGCGTCGCGGAGCATTTCCAGGTTCGCGGGGGTCGCCATGACCACACCCGCCTCCTGAACTCCGGGAAATTCGCGCAGCGCCTGTTGCACCTGCATCAGTGCCGCGGAGTCGAAGTAGGCGCTCCGCCGGATGGTGCCGCGAACGATCATCGGAAAATCGGGCGAACCGGAAGCATGCGCATCGCTCGGGTGTGTTTCGACACGGGTGACACGCAGCCTCCGCCCCTGCTCCCACCCTGT from bacterium includes:
- a CDS encoding protein FdrA, which translates into the protein MIVRGTIRRSAYFDSAALMQVQQALREFPGVQEAGVVMATPANLEMLRDAGLDPMSLAVTAPAAGTAAGPNDLVVMVGGARSEQVQAALDAVDGLLVRRPAGADGQYRPRTVTAAARHLAGANLALVSVPGRFAAGVAREALGAGLHVMLFSDNVPLADEVRLKHAAAGEHRLMMGPDCGTAVLGGAALGFANRVRRGAVGLVGASGTGIQEIATLVHRFGGGVSQALGTGGRDLSAEVGGITARQGLAMLGRDPHTGVVVLVSKPPAPSVAAALAAEAASLGKPVVTVFLGAAPVAAGTPVCQAGTLEDAARLAVALGARDVHGAARPADGHPDAGVTLAGDRRALDRITARARDAVARLAPAQRYLRGLMSGGSLCAEAVTLLEHALRPLSTNVSAGVAEHRDGIGPSRGHTVLDLGADVFTVGRLHPMLDMTLRAARLRQEAADPEVAVVLLDVVLGLGVHADPAGALAPVIAEARAAAQAAGRSLAVVASVCGTDDDPQPRARQ